The following DNA comes from Taeniopygia guttata chromosome 20, bTaeGut7.mat, whole genome shotgun sequence.
tctttaaagacaaAATGATATGTATGTTTTTTAACAGGTAACATAATTTAgtgttttcaaaaatgtttgATGTTCTCGGTATGAAGTTTACTCATTCTTTTGATTTCTATGTTCCTTGCTATGTTTTATcaactttttttccaaaagaaaagagGCATATGTAAATAAACACCAGAAAAGAGTCCTATAAGAAATTCTGTTCAAACTGGCCATAAAATTATTAGTAAATATTTGTTATTGTTCATTAACTCTCAGCTACTTTGTTGAAAGAATAGATGTTGTATTTTCAAGATGAGAACTACTTAGCTAGTTTTGTCATAATCCTGTACTctgtaaaaaaatctttttataaaCAAAGTCTAATAGGCTACCAAGCAATAATATATTCCATTGGGTGTGCACAGATTGTGACTTGCAGGCTGTAGTACATATTGTTGATACAGTTTATAAGTGTCTTTAATCTGAACAAGATCACTTTTGAAAAAGGTCCATATTAACTTTGATTGTAAAAAACAAAGACTGGGCTGTTGCCTTGTGAGATATATTCATTCTATAGACTTCTCTGTGAGTGTCTGTGCCCATCGACATGAGATCTCTTAGGTGAAGAAAGAAACAGCTGTAGGTGACTTCATACAACAGAGGTAAAAAATAGTTTCAGTATAAACTTCATGACTGTTTCAATCTCCTGTTTTTCTTAGGCTAATCTAGTATTTGTAACTTGACGAGAATGGTTCCCACTGCCATTGTAGCCCTGATAAAGCAAAAAAGCCTTTGCACTCTGGGGCCACTTGAGCTCTGCCTGACAGCTGCCTATTTTCCTCAAGATACCTGGGGCAGGCTAAAGGGAGGGGTTTTTTCAAAGCAGCAGATCGGGCTGCTCTTCTTTAAAGGCTCTGTGGGTTATTTTGTCCATTTCATGGGTGGTATTTGTCCATTTTGTTAAAAAACTCCACCCAAGGCAGAGAGGTTGCACCTTTGCAGGGGCTCACAGGGGACCAAGGTATAACACAGGCACAGGCTGTTCTGTGCCTTTCCTCAGAAATTTGCTGGTGCTGGGCTCTCTGATTTTTCCAAAGTGGCAGGATCAGGATACTGGATTTTAAGTCAGCTCCATCATTGATGCAGTGCATAGAATAAAAGAGCTTCAAAACAGCATCCCAGTCCATTGCCTGTGGATTCCTCCCAGCATTTCCCATAGGACAAATGTCCATGTTCTTCTCAAGATTGCcaggctgctggctgtgcaggcagcaggtcCCAGTGATGCTGGGAGCCCCAAGGAATGCTGGAAAAATTCCTGTTTTTTgtgaaatgctttgaaaagagaGAGGTGTGAATGCAAAGTGCCCTCAGTAGAGGAGTCCAGGGCCTATTGTGACCTGGAGGGAGCATCTAAAATGAAATTGCAGCCGCTGGATTTGAGCCAAGCATTTAGAAAAGAGAATGAACAGTGAAAAGAGAATGATCAGTGAAAGGCTTTTTGTGTTTAACCCCAGTGCACACCAGCCAAGGGGTGTGTGAACATGGTAATTCCACAGGGAGTTTGCAAGTGTTCTCAAAATGTGGTTTCAGCTGTCACTGCCAGACTCCTCTGCTCAGTGGCCACGTCCCAGTCACCAGGCAGCCTCACGTCCATCCCCAGCTGCTCACCCACGACAGCAGCACCACACTCATCCTTGGGGAAcctccagctcttcccacattATAGACACCCTCTGCCCTCCCTTCGCCGTGGTGGCTGCTTTTATCCTGGTGGGAGAGGAACCGGGGAGAGTTTCTTTGTAGCATTTGGTTCTTTGCACTTTAGTGGCTGAAAAGGAAGGACCTTGCACCAGCCCTTTCCAGGACACCAGCAAACAGAGGCGATGACTGAAGGATTTTCCCTTTGTGACTTTCCAGTAGCTAAAACGGCAGCCAAAGCAGTCCAGCTTGGCCAGGTCCATGGGCAGCCTTGGCATTTACTCTGGGCGTGTTACATGGGCTGAGCCCCCTGTGtaggggcagggaagggctgtgcctggcagagaGGCCATGTGGGCACACGCTGTGCCCAGGGAGCAGAACCGACCAAGAGAATGATTGAGGCACACCTTGCTGAAGCCATCCCACAAGCTTTGCAGGAGCTGGTTTTTGTACTTGCTTGGGCACCAAATATTAGAATATCAGCCCACAGGGACTCCAGGTCCCACTAAATGCCAGCCTGGAGCTTCAAATCCTTCAgcagtttttttcttcagggCTGTTGCTTCTGACCCAGTGCTGCACACTGGTCTCTTCTTTGGTCATTCCGCCTTCTTGACCTGGAGCTGGTTTTGGCTTTGGAGCCAGGGAAAATGAGGTTTGGAGAGTGAATCTTAAGGCATGTTCCCCTAGCCTCACCACACTGGGGTTGTGTTCCTCCCGCTCCCTGCACGGTGAAAGGGCATCCTGGGGATGCAGTGCCTCCCCTGAGACCCCCTCACGCAGCACTGCCATGGCCTGCCACCCACGAGGGATGCCCGTGTCCTGCCAACGTTTTGTAGCAGTCCTGCCTTCAAACTGCTTCCTTTGCCATCCTTGGAAGGAGCCAGGAGTCttctgcaggggctgggcagcccGGGCAGGCGGGATGTGCCATCGCTGACACCAGGAGAAGGCAGGGAGCTGCttctgggctgggaggagggcagctcccagcgagCTTTCCTCCGCCTTCCCTTTGCTTTCCCCAgcaccctctgctccctgcatgGGTCCCCACTTCCCTCTGGACACGAGGCCTTATTCCAGCCCGAGGGGACTGAGGCTGCCCGCGGCATCTCTTTGCACTGCCATCCATCCCCGCTGCCGCCGAGCCCCGGGCGGTGCGGCAGAGCTGGCCTCTGCTCGGGATGCGGccaccccagcccatccctgcccccaccccactcTGCCaccctgctggagctctgccttgttcccccctgccagggcctggccaCTGTAGGGAAATCTGCTTTCACAGGTTAAACCTTTTTACTTCATTAATTACTCCACAAAACACAGTAACTTTGCAGGCACCCTACAACACTCCTCTTGCTTTTCCCTAggagtgggggcagctgagatCTGCTCTTTTTGGCCTCTGTAACCCTCTCCAGAACTTTCTGGAGGTTTTTAACATCATTTGGTGAGATGTAATCTCTGTGGAGCCGGAGGGAACACAGGCAATGGAGCTGGGCAGCCTGCTTGCCCAGGTGGCGAGTGGCTTGCGAGGAGCCTGGGCTGCCTTGGGTGGAAGGTGGGACACCGGCCACTCGTCTGTAGTCAGGAGAGGATTCTGCTATACTTTTTTCCTGTCTGTAGGTTTTATTCAGACAATATGTAATGAATAAGTGATTTACAATTCAGTGTTAAGCTAATGAAAACGTTGATAATGGTGataataaaaccttttttttttcctacggTGTGTTGGAGGTTTTCTGTGAAGTGTCTCTGCCCTCTCTGTTGTCACCACCATTATCTTCAAGCTGGGATTTCAGCTGGACCCTTCCTTCTGCTTGTGCCTATAGGCAATGAGAGCAGCTCAGCCTGGTGTGTCCAGTGCTCCGTGGAAGGGCTGTCACTCCAGCTCACTCAGTCAGCCCCAGCTTCAAACCTGCATTTCCCTGAGCCACTTCTGGATGTGATTTGGCCGTGGGCATCTGGAGATGGCACAGAGCTAAGCTTGCTCCCAGTTGTGCTCTGCTCACCACCCCAGTCTAAAGctcctgctgttttctttccaagacCCTTCATGGTCAGCCCTGGCCATTCAAGGGTGATTCTGAAACCCTGGAGGTGAAGACTctgctggcagaaaaaaaaccacccctgGCCCAGTCTGTTGGGGAACATCCAGTGTGGTGCAGGGGAGCCTGGGGACCCTCAGATGTTACTGGgtgtgcagctgctgcctggatgACCTGGAGCCGTGAGCCCTTGGGTGGGAAATGTCTGGGGGATCCTGCTGGAGGGGTCTGTGGGAGGAGCTGGTGGTGCTGAGAATGGCACCATTCTCTGGGCAGCTACTGCAAGTCCTGTCCTTGTGAGAATGAGGGATTGCAAAGTCATAGTTCactaagaattttttaaaaggtgtttGCCATGACTCCAAATCCCTCTGCAGGTCATGAGGGTGAGACCAAGGGGCAGCTTTCCACCTGCCCCAGCTACAGCCCCTGGGGAGCAGTGGAAGGGGGAGGGTTTCTCTAGAGAGTCAGGAGGCAGTCCAGCATCTCCCACCCTCAGACCACCGCCAGCTTCCCAAGCAGGATGGGGTTCAGGTTTTCTCCTGCTTCCAGCTCCAGCGGAGGTGGATTTCACCAGGGCAATACCGTGCAGGTCTGACTTGAGCAGGAATCAAGGACCTGCTTCTTTCCACAATGGTGGATGAGGGTGAGAGGTGCAGCTCCATCTTGGCCACTGGGAGGATGTCCAAGGCTCAACGTGGAAAGAGGGAGGgattcagggcagcacagcaaCAGCCAAACCTTGGGCTGCAATCCGTAGGGAGGGTGGGGAAGATGGGACATGGCAACAAAAGAGCTGAGCTGGTGGGATCAGCGTAAAGTGACACGCTGAGGAGCTGAGAAGCCAATGAAAGCCTCATTTTTAAGCCTGTTTTCCACACTCACAGCTTGCTTTgttccccccttctcccccttTCCCTTTAAACCAAGGCTCAGCCACTGCTGCAGAGGGGGCAGTTGCAGGGCATCCTGGAATGTCACACACCCCAAAGGGCCTGGGCAGCACCAGGTGAAGGTGTCACAAACCAGCCCCTGgtggcagcccagcagcacctgcatcCTCCTCTCTGCCTGAGTGCCCACAGGGAGCCAGCCTGGGCTTTGGGGCTTGGACACATCCCTTTGACAAATAATCAACCACCACCTGATGGATTCACCTTTTATTAAGCTGCCACCCAGAACAAAAGGAGGAGAGAGCAAAGCCTGCCCTGAGACCTTCACAGTGCTGGCAACTCTGCATGCCTTCCCCACCAGGAAAAGGGGCTATTTCCCCACAAAAATACCCTCAGAGGGTATTTTAAATAGAACTGAGAGTTAAAATGTCCAttattggagaaaaaaaatcaatagggCTCCTACCACTGTCAGAGCCCTGCTTTCATGCAGATGAGACAGGATGGACAAAGGCCACGCTGGGGTCACCAGCTGGAAAGAGCTGCCCTGGTGTGGCTGTGCAGGTACCACATCCCACCTGGGGATGAACATGGAGATGGGACCACCCCCACCTCAGATAACCCCAGCAGCAACAAGCACAAACCCATGGGCTCGCAGGGactgggaggaggagaggagccagcacagctgctgggctgccagCTGGGGGAAGGGTGGGGAAGGAAGGGGTGATTTTAgctaagaaaaaagaaaatctgcttAGGACCAAGCCATTTGCAGGTGACTGTAGTTCAGGAGGCTCTCCGTGGGCTGCCCTTAGTACAGCCTGGGCTCAGCACagaggagagctggggctggactGGACTGGAGGAGTTCAGCTTCCCTTGGGAATGGGGCACAATGTCCCTCCAGCCATTTCAGCCAGGAGGACCTACCCACGGTGGGGAGGTATAAGAGGCAAAGTGTGCTGGTGGGCAACTGGGTGAGTACATGGACCTCCAGCTTCCAAGAGCACTGAGCCAGCCACAAGCCTGAGCTCAGACCCAGAGGGCTGCTCACAGGAGATGAAGTTCCTCCATGAAGCTGTCCCATGTGCTGAGCTTCAGGACTGCAGCTCATTCCCTCCTGCCCACTTCTCCCTGCTCACCCACCAGCTGCAAACCTGCTGTGGCACTGACTTACCTCAACCTGGTGCCGGGGGACAACTTAGTAGTCCCCAGCCTTGCAAGGCTTGCTCACACACACTTTGCTTTTGTCACTCTCAGCAAGTGCAACCCAGCCCACGGAGCAGGAGtcatgtgctgcagcagccacagccaagGCTCAGCAGGGTGGGAGGGCAGCAATGCAGCctttggggagcagggaggtgggagagCAAACCTACAGCTCACTGGGCTTCACATCAGGGTTGGGGGGGGGGCTCTTGCCAGTCCCAAATGTTTGAACCTACTTGggaggaaaaagcaaagaaaaacgAATGATGTCATTTCAGTGCCTGCAAAAAAGGAATCGTTATTTCCCAACAGGATTTAGAGGCTCCTGctgggggcagggagaggaacaGAAGAAATGAGTAAGAAGAACCTGACATCTCTGTTCTTAATTTATCATCATAGTAAGACTGGAGCGCTGAGTCCAGCTGGGCACGCGCTCCTAGATGGATTTCCTCCGCAGCCGGGGGTGCTGCCGGCAGCGAGGGCTGTTGGAAGACAAAGTGCTCCCCGGGGAGGAGCCGGTCTGACCCCGCGTGCTCAGGGACACCTCATCGATTTTGTAGGAAATGGAGTTGTAATAGACGGGGTTGGTGTGGCAGCTGAGGGTCTCGGGGTGGGAGGGCGCCGGGCTGCCGCACACCTGGGGTCTGTAGCACAGGCAGGTGCAGAAGGATGGCACCTCGGCCGCCGACACGGCCGACTGGCGCCGCTGCCTCTCCGCGTCCTCCTGGACCAGCGGGATCAGGTTCATCTGGCTCGTCCTGTCCTCCACAGGGAGAAAAATGGCATTGCTGCTGCGGCTGTCCTCCTTTGGCTTGAGGTGGATGTTGTTGCGGGCTCTCCTCAGCGAGGCTCGCTCTTCAGCGTCGCGCCGCTCGTCCTCTGAGTTCATGGTCAGGAAGCGCAGCACCACCAGGTTGAGGAAGGCGCCGATGACGGTCAGGCCCACCAGGATGTACATGAAGCTGAAAGCCACATACGGGGGCTTCTTCTGCAGAGCCTCGTTCTTCTGCAGAGCCACAAAGTCTCCAAAGCCAATAGTGGTCAAGGTTATGAAGCAGTAGTAATAGGCGTGGAAGAAAGTCCAGCCCTCGAAATAAGAGAAGGCTGCGGCGCCGatgcacagggtgcccatgcAGGACAGGAAGCCCACCAGGACCATGTTCTCCATGGAGACATGGGTTGTCCTCATGCCCAGACACTTCTTGATCTTCTTGAGCAGTAGCCGCACGACGGTGTTCATGCGCTCCCCCAGGCTCTGGAACATGACCAGCGTCAGAGGGATGCCCAGGATGGCATAGAACATGCAGAAGACTTTGCCAGCGTCTGTGCCTGGAGCAGCGTGCCCATAACCTGTGAAAGAcacaggaaggaggaaaggaggcaTCAAGCCCTCACTGGGGTTTCCAGCAAGGCTGCCCTGTGATCAAGAGGAGCAGTAGAAAAGGGGGGGAAGAATGGAAAATGACTCAGTAACGGATCTGTAGGTAATACTAATGGGGCCATGGGATGCCCATCCTTTGGGATGATGGCACATTCATGTAGGCAGAACCTCATTTGACCTCTAAAGAGAGAAGGTACCCTCCTGACAGCCCCCAGTGTCACAGAGGCCTAGGGCTGGACTGGGGTCTGCAAGCCTCCTGCAGCTCACGAGTAATTCAGAGGCCAGGatgctgtgccagtgccaggTGTGCAGGGTAACCTGAACCCCACAGTGAAGGGCAACAGAGGCTCTGCAAGATGCTGAGACCAACAGCACCAGATCACCCTGTGGGGAGGAAACACACCCAGCCAGGACTATCCACAGCTGCCCTTGCAGGGGCATTGCCACCTCCCCTGTcacctgctcctcctcctctcccaagCCGTCCAGTGTCACATGCACATTTGAGTCTCAGCTGTATGAGCTGTTGGATGGGAACCAGAGTGATCCTGCAACCCTGTGCTGTAGGGACAgtccccagaggagcagctgtgtCTGGAAGGACTTCTGCAGACCCCCTCCAGATTTACTCCAGTGTCACTAATACTCAGACCTAAAGCCCCGCTGGCCTGTTGGGGAGGAGGAGCTCTGCTGGTTTAGAAGCAGGGTAGGGAGCATTTATGCCCCCACAGCCCTGTCAGCCCTTTTCCTGTGGACAAGGAGCTCCAGGACATGAAGGTTCTCCTTGAATGCCTTCTGACATTTAATTTCTCCACCTTGGCCCAAGTTTCAGAGCTGTCACTTGAGGACACACACAATTACACTGTGAGGCATAGTGAGGTATTCACTGCAATCTTCCAGACTCCAGCAATTCCTTGCCCACCTCAATTACAGGAGCTTAGCAGAAATTGGTGGCCCCTGACCTCAGAGGATGAGTAACGAAATCAGTGCAAGGGAGTCACGTGGGGAGCAAAGGCATCCAAAGGCATCCAAAGGCATCTGAGCCTTTCTTTTGAGTTGTTTCTACAAGAAACTACCAGGGCCTGAGACTTCCCTTCTGAAAGAGCCTGCAGAACAGCACCAgctccttcctgtgctgctgccaggccttTCACAAACAGCTATTTGCATTTTCACTTTCTGCAGGAATTTGCATGACTTTTGCATGGAGAACAAGGGTGAAACCCCCCTCTTGTTATCCCACAGTCTTGTTTTAAGTAGTGACTTGGCTTCACCTCAGTCCTTGCTGCCTGTAGATTTCCAAGATACTTGGGGAAGGTGCTGCACCCACTGATAGAAGGACCAGAGGGGGATAACCATGTTATACTGGGCTTCTGAGCAcacctcctgctccaggaaACTCCTGCATgggacagggctgaggggctgagGACAGCATTATCCTTCTCCATGCTGTGCTTGGAACTGCCAGCAGGCAGCGAGGGACCAGCTTCTAATTGCTCTCTCTGTTCACAGATTCACACAACAAAAAATGATGAATTTAATGCCTGTATGCCACATTTCATGAaacacagagcaggcaggagacTGCAGTGGCAAAACCTCCCAGTCAGATCCAAGCTTAATAACTGAGTGCAATCACCAGGTCCCAGGCTACAAGATAATACAATGACAGCAATAAGGATGTAAAGATAATGATCCACAAGAGCAGTAACTGGAAAAACAATTGTTATACCCTGAGAGACTGTTGAAGGAGTGTTTGACTGATGGTTTTGAAATGACAAAGGGAATTAGAAAGAGTAAACACAGCTACAATGACATTAAAACTGAGATTTGGAGCACAGCCCAATGTAAATAGATCTAACATGTCAGTGTTTGAGAAATACGGCACCTGGGCTGAAATTATTTATCACACAGGGTGTGTGATAAGCACAGCCATTGTTTGTCATAGCCAACAGGAAAATCATGTAAATGAAGCTATAACCTGTCAGGTGATGATGGGGATTTTTGCTGAAGCCATTCATCTTTCCCTCCTGCTGGGGTCTGACCTGAACCATGCCCTGAGCTCACTGTGGTTTGCTGACCATGCGTGTTCCCAGCTGCACAAACCCCACACCACATCCCATGGGAGCACATGGAGACCCCAGGCAAGGCCTGCAGGATACCTGTCCCTCTTCCACCTCTTGCCCTCTGGTAGCACAGTGCAGTTGATCCCACCAGCCCTTATCCTGAGGGATGAGGCTTCCAGCTACCAGAAGTTTTTAACCATCCCAAGCCCTTCAGTAAGGCTGAAGTCGTGTCCTGAAGAACAGGAGgtggctgctggctgtgccagggcaggatttGGCCTCAGGATTCCTGCCTCCAAAACACATCTGCTGACTGAAATCCCAGCACAAGCAGTGACACAAGCACAGGATCCCTGTCTATCCCCACGGGATGCCAAGGGTGCATAAATTAATCAAAGTGGATTCATTAAACAATGCTCAACTCCCACGTGGCTAATCTCACCTAAATTAAAGCAACCCTCATTCAATTTAGTTTCATTCTCTTGCAAAATTGAAGCGGACAAGGCACTGGGCTCTAGTATGGGTAAGTGGGTCTGCAGGGGAGTTTATTTCACTCACTCCCCTCCAAGCTGACACGCGTGTCTCTGCAGGTttctgtgcaggcagagcagtgGGCAGCGGCTTGTGGCTCTCTTGGCTCTGTTAAGCCAGTCTCACACAGCCAAACACACAGAGTTTGGAGCCAGCAGAGAAGCCAACAGCTCTTGCCCAACTCTTCACCCAGCTCACTGGCTAAAGCCAGCACAGAGGACAGACACGGCCCCTACCTCTGCCCTCCCACACCGCTGCCAACTttggcagctgcctgctccaaaGGTTCCCGCAGGAGCTCTGcaagctgctgcctccctgggacAATGCCGTGTCTTGTCTTGCGgccccagccacagcagcacGCCCAGCACGGGGTGGCCCTCGCCCACCACTGGGCACTGGAGTCCAGCAGGGTCAACTCGGGGGTGGCCTGAAGAGATGTCCCAACCTTGCAAGGGTGACACCTGCCTCTGCCGTGCCCCCAGACTGCCCTGGGGCTCCCAGGGGTGCAGGAGGTGTGGGGCTGGAGAAGGATGTGGCGCAGGGACATGGGAtgcagggacatggggatggagGGGCATGAGAGGCAGCGATGGAGGAACGGGGTGTAGGGAGGTTGGATGGAGCGACACGGGGTGCAGAGGTGCAGGGATGAAGGGATGCCGGGCGCGCCGGCCGGGCTGCCCGCACTCACCGATGGTGGTGATGACCGTGATGGCGAAGTAGAAGGAGCCGGCGAACTTCCACTGGCGACCGGCGCGGTGCGGCTCGGCCTGCAGCACCAGCCGCTCCAGCTCCCGGTAATCGTCGGCGGAGAAGCGGTACTTCCTCCGCAGCTCCCCGCgcttctgctccagcagccgCTTGCGGCCGCTCTCCGCCTCCGACTCCAGCGCATCGAAGACCGCGGCGCCCACCAGCAGGTAGGAGAAGATGCAGAGGATGAGCGCGGCCGTGCGCAGGTTCTGCCGCTTCATGGCGAGGGGCGGCCGCCGCGCTCAGCCCGGGCTCCGCatggccccgccgccgccgccgccccccgcccgccccccgcgcACCCCCCGAGAGCGCACCGCCCCCCGCGCACCGAGCCCGCGTACCGCTCCCCGCACACCGAGACAGAGCACCGCGCACCGAGCACCGCGCACCGCGCCCGGGCACCGAGCCGGGCACCGCGCACCGCCCCCCGCGCACCGCCCGCGCACCGAACCCGGACACCGAGACAGAGCACCGCTCACCGAGCCCGGGCACCGAGCACCGCACTCCGCGCACGGCTCACCCCGCACCCCGCACCGCACACCGCGCACCGAGCTCGGGCACCGGCTCCTGCCTGCCCCGGGCACCGGTTcctcctgccccgggcaccGGCTCCTGCCTGCCCCGGGCACCGGTTCCTGCGGGCTCCGGCTCACACGCACACCTAGACTGGCTCCAGTGTGCCCCGAGCCTCCCCAGCCCGGCAGCTCCGGGCAGCGCCCGGCTGCAGGTGAGCCCTGGGGTGCCAGCAGTTCATTCTCGTGCCGGTGACAGCAGTAACATCCTCGTTCCCCGAGGTTGCCCCTGGATGCTCCCAGGCTGGAGGACTTTCTCGTGCCTACACCCCCTCTGCCTGCCCTCCGTCCCGAAAGCAAAGGCCTTTGGGGCTGTGTGGCTGTCCCGAAGTACCCTGTGGTATCATCCCTGTGGTATCATCCCTGTGGTATCACCCCTGTGGTATCATCCCTGCACGGGCAGCCCTcgttcctgctgctctgcccagctctgagccGCTTCACACCCATGGCACTGAGGAGCACTGCTCCTGGTGTTACCTGTGTAATCCATTTGTGTTACTTGTGCAATCTATCTGTGTTATCTGTGTTATCTATCTGTGTTATCTGTGTTATCTATCTATGTTATCTGTGTTCCCAGTGTTATCTATCTGTGTTATCTGTGTTATCTATCTGTGTTATCTGTGTTATCTGTGTTATCTGTGTTATCTATCTGTGTTATCTGTCTGTGTTATCTGTGTTATCTGTGTTATCTATCTGTGTTATCTATCTGTGTTATCTGTGTTATCTATCTGTGTTATCTGTGTTCCCAGTGTTATCTATCAGTGTTATCTATCTGTGTTATCTGTGTTATCTGTGTTATCTATCTGTGTTATCTGTGTTCCCAGTGTTATCTATCTGTGTTATCTATCTGTGACACCTGTATTATTTGTCTGTGTTAGCTGTGTTATGTCTCTGCAATATCTGTGCCATTCTTTTCCCAGCTGGTTACCAGAGCAGAGTCTGGCCTGTTGTGTCCAGTGCTGCTTTAGGAgggcagaaaggaagaaaagcagatcCAGTGTTTCTGTTGCTTTCCTTGGCACATTGGTGAGAGGCTGCAGGCGCAGGGGATGTGGGGCCTGTCCACCCTGTGCTGGTGTGGGGGGCAGTGAGCTCAGCCTCTCTGCACTGATGTGCTGTGGACAGCCCAGGTCAGCCCCAAGGAGCCGGGAAATTAGCTGTGGTAGGAGGCAGAGCCCACAAATTGAAGACCCTGTTTCTCATCCCTGGTTACCATAGCTTTTATGTAACTCCTAtacttcacttttaaaaatagaaagataCTTCTGAGTTGTGTGTTGCAGGCGATAGTATCtctttcaggaaaataaactcTTCTTCTTTTGGCTGGGAATAAAATGCACAAGTGAAACACGCAAGTGAAAAAACTGATGAGGTTTATATCTCTCTTCATCCATCTTGCTTCTCtctctggagaggagaagatGCTTTGGGATTTAGTTGCACCAATCAAGGTTTGAACTGGACATAAGAAAAACATCCTAACCATGAAGAcagtgaaacactggaacagactgctGGGGGAGCTTGTGGCACCCTGTCACTTGAGgagtttaaaaataagataaGCAGATGTCTGAGTGTCTGCTGAAAATGCTCTGGGTGCAGTGGGTGCTCTCCTGAAGGAGGGGGTGATGCAGTGCTCTCCTAGAACCCCTTCCATCCCTGTCCTCAGCGTTCCAATGGCCAGTGCAAGGGACACAGTGGCCTTTCCTACTGTAATTTTGAACTCTTTTTCACCCTGGCCACTTGCCACTTCCCTCCTCCTTGCTGAGCCTCCGTGCCAGCACCATTAGTGAAAGTTGTTATTGGAGAAAAAATAGACTCCGGCATCCATCAGGAGCAGCCCAAGCTGTCGGCGTGCTGCTCCACATCGCAGGGCTTGCAGCCTCCTAAATCATGAGGCACAGCCTCTGCTGGAGGAATGTGTCTGCTCTGGGTGCTCTGGGTGTGTTTGCAGCCCTGCTAACGGGGCCTGGGATGCTGACAAACCTCCAGCCTCAGACACGTGTGGGGCCTCCTGCTCATGAAGATGCACTTCACCTGGTGCTGGTAATTTTTTCTGGTCAGCAATGACTTCCCACCTTGGAGACAGGAGCCAGACCTGCTAACTGAGCTTCTGTTACTTCCATTACAGAGGAAGGAGATCTTATGCTTGCATCTCTGGGTGCCTGTCACACATCTTTTAGGAGGGGTTCTGGGGCCTCC
Coding sequences within:
- the KCNK15 gene encoding potassium channel subfamily K member 15, giving the protein MKRQNLRTAALILCIFSYLLVGAAVFDALESEAESGRKRLLEQKRGELRRKYRFSADDYRELERLVLQAEPHRAGRQWKFAGSFYFAITVITTIGYGHAAPGTDAGKVFCMFYAILGIPLTLVMFQSLGERMNTVVRLLLKKIKKCLGMRTTHVSMENMVLVGFLSCMGTLCIGAAAFSYFEGWTFFHAYYYCFITLTTIGFGDFVALQKNEALQKKPPYVAFSFMYILVGLTVIGAFLNLVVLRFLTMNSEDERRDAEERASLRRARNNIHLKPKEDSRSSNAIFLPVEDRTSQMNLIPLVQEDAERQRRQSAVSAAEVPSFCTCLCYRPQVCGSPAPSHPETLSCHTNPVYYNSISYKIDEVSLSTRGQTGSSPGSTLSSNSPRCRQHPRLRRKSI